The Desmonostoc muscorum LEGE 12446 genome includes a region encoding these proteins:
- the clpP gene encoding ATP-dependent Clp endopeptidase proteolytic subunit ClpP has translation MIPIVIEQSGRGERAFDIYSRLLRERIIFLGQQVDNNIANLIVAQLLYLDAEDSEKDIYMYINSPGGSVTAGMGIFDTMKHIRPDVCTICTGLAASMGAFLLSAGAKGKRMSLPHSRIMIHQPLGGAQGQATDIEIQAREILYHKRRLNEYLAEHTSQPIERIAEDTERDFFMSPEEAKEYGLIDQVIDRHAAGSRPAVAVLH, from the coding sequence ATGATTCCTATCGTTATTGAACAATCGGGTCGAGGTGAACGCGCCTTTGACATCTACTCACGGCTGTTGCGTGAGCGCATCATCTTTTTGGGACAACAAGTTGACAACAACATTGCTAACTTGATTGTTGCCCAACTGCTGTATTTGGATGCTGAAGACTCGGAGAAAGACATTTATATGTACATCAATTCTCCCGGTGGTTCGGTGACGGCTGGCATGGGTATTTTTGACACCATGAAACACATTCGCCCTGATGTTTGTACCATTTGTACTGGGTTGGCGGCGAGTATGGGTGCTTTCCTCCTCAGCGCTGGTGCTAAGGGTAAGCGGATGAGTCTACCTCATTCTCGGATTATGATTCACCAACCTCTAGGCGGCGCTCAAGGACAGGCGACTGATATTGAAATTCAGGCGCGGGAAATTCTCTACCACAAGCGGCGGTTAAATGAGTATTTAGCTGAACATACTAGTCAACCAATTGAGCGCATTGCTGAAGATACTGAACGCGACTTTTTCATGTCGCCAGAAGAAGCTAAAGAATATGGCTTGATTGACCAAGTGATTGACCGCCATGCGGCTGGTAGCCGTCCAGCAGTTGCTGTTCTTCATTAA
- a CDS encoding shikimate kinase: MGNLLQGVNLYLIGMMGVGKTTVGRLLAKQLGYGYVDTDDVIAQAAGKSINQIFADEGEAAFRKLETDVLSQVCAFTKLTIATGGGIVLQRENWGYLHHGLIVWLDASVELIYRRLAEDTTRPLLQDVDPKGKLRSLLEQRQSLYAQADIRIAIAQEETPEQIATRVMEAIPSVLKKPVSHS; encoded by the coding sequence GTGGGCAATTTATTACAAGGAGTCAACCTGTACTTAATTGGTATGATGGGCGTTGGTAAGACGACAGTGGGGCGCTTACTAGCGAAGCAGCTGGGTTATGGGTATGTGGATACTGATGATGTTATTGCCCAAGCAGCAGGTAAATCCATTAATCAGATATTTGCCGATGAAGGAGAAGCAGCATTTCGCAAGTTAGAAACCGATGTGCTGTCACAGGTTTGTGCTTTTACAAAGTTAACGATCGCAACTGGTGGCGGTATTGTATTGCAGCGAGAAAACTGGGGTTATCTACACCACGGTTTGATAGTGTGGTTAGATGCGTCAGTGGAATTAATTTACAGGCGTTTGGCTGAGGATACCACAAGACCACTGCTGCAAGATGTTGATCCTAAAGGTAAATTGCGATCGCTCCTCGAACAACGCCAATCATTATACGCCCAAGCCGATATCAGAATTGCGATCGCTCAGGAAGAAACACCAGAACAAATTGCAACCAGAGTCATGGAGGCTATCCCCAGCGTACTGAAAAAACCTGTTTCTCATTCATGA
- a CDS encoding bifunctional serine/threonine-protein kinase/formylglycine-generating enzyme family protein: MVWIAGQQLQGGKYVIEQILGQGGFGITYKARHALLNNLVVIKTPNESLCHDPEYPKYIKRFIDEGQRLEKLSEKQHPNIVRVRDLFNEGDTYCLVMDFVQGDSLFKLIQKRGALPTQEALQYIMQIGEALKVVHQAGLVHRDAHPGNIMIQQDGKAVLIDFGIAGETMPTTVSSRFFGNPGFAPHEQMRGDRKPYVDVYSLAASLYYAITAKRPTESFQRKAYNLPLVSPQEHISSISNELNQAILKGMEVEPKNRPQTMQEWLKLLTDEVVTIWKSGYQLQNGKYTIENDLAQGGFGITYLARDENNQPVVIKTLNETVQRRPDFARLQQDFLNEAVKLAKCNHPHVVKIREVFPEGQLWCMAMEYIEGEHLADRVQRLGVLSEAEALGYIQQIGEALTVVHQNGLLHRDVKPANIIVRSHKREAVLIDFGIAREFLPDLTQIHTPYLSHCFAPIEQYQTVAPRGAYTDIYALAATLYFLLTNRLPPVAPNRATGTVLKSPQQINSSISDRVNQAILKGMELEPENRPQTMQEWLELLKESPVVVVVPSRRKFIQTVGWMSVGLGVTVTVGKLITDAFRKELSLQTFNFKTVTVDAKGTITNRRNGEAKYFVEDLGNGVTLEMVQIPGGTFKMGSPEGEVERGENESPQHQVTVRGFFMGRYEVTQAQYQAIMGTNPARFQGEKLPVETVSWDDAVEFCQKLSQKTGRTYKLPSEAEWEYACRAGTTTPFYFGETITPDLVNYDGISTYASAPKGTYRQKTTPVGSFPPNAFGLYDMHGNVLEWCQDDYHDNYNGAPTDGRAWVSNNTNFRCVRGGSWLNYPKYCRSASRHVYVGAGRGDINGGIGFRVVCAVGRILQ; this comes from the coding sequence ATGGTTTGGATAGCTGGACAGCAGTTGCAGGGCGGTAAGTATGTAATTGAACAAATTCTGGGACAAGGTGGCTTCGGTATTACCTACAAAGCGCGACACGCACTACTGAACAACCTTGTAGTGATTAAAACCCCCAACGAAAGCCTGTGCCACGATCCAGAATATCCCAAATATATCAAGCGATTTATCGATGAAGGACAGCGACTAGAAAAGCTTTCCGAAAAGCAGCACCCAAATATTGTCCGTGTCAGGGATTTATTTAACGAGGGTGATACTTACTGTTTGGTAATGGATTTTGTTCAGGGAGATAGTTTATTTAAGCTGATTCAAAAAAGAGGAGCATTACCAACACAAGAAGCTTTGCAATATATTATGCAAATTGGTGAAGCATTGAAAGTTGTCCATCAGGCTGGATTAGTCCATAGAGATGCCCATCCTGGTAATATAATGATTCAACAGGATGGCAAAGCAGTATTAATCGACTTTGGCATTGCGGGTGAGACAATGCCAACAACCGTTAGTTCCAGATTTTTTGGAAATCCGGGATTTGCACCCCACGAACAAATGCGGGGAGATAGAAAACCCTACGTTGATGTTTATTCCCTCGCAGCTTCCCTATACTACGCAATCACCGCCAAAAGACCAACTGAATCTTTTCAGCGTAAAGCCTATAATCTGCCATTGGTTTCCCCACAGGAGCATATTTCTAGTATTAGCAATGAATTAAATCAAGCAATTCTCAAAGGGATGGAAGTAGAACCAAAAAACCGTCCCCAAACTATGCAGGAATGGCTAAAATTGCTGACAGATGAAGTTGTCACAATTTGGAAAAGCGGATATCAGTTACAAAATGGCAAATATACTATTGAAAATGATCTTGCTCAAGGTGGTTTTGGCATTACTTATTTAGCCAGAGATGAAAATAATCAACCAGTTGTCATCAAAACCTTGAATGAAACAGTGCAACGCCGTCCAGATTTTGCCAGACTTCAGCAAGATTTTCTTAACGAAGCTGTAAAATTAGCAAAATGCAACCATCCCCATGTTGTCAAAATTAGGGAAGTATTCCCAGAAGGGCAACTTTGGTGCATGGCAATGGAATATATTGAAGGGGAACACCTTGCTGATAGGGTGCAGCGTTTAGGTGTTTTGTCAGAAGCCGAAGCATTAGGTTACATCCAGCAGATAGGTGAAGCGTTAACAGTAGTGCATCAAAATGGTTTGTTACATCGGGATGTGAAGCCAGCAAATATTATTGTGCGTTCTCACAAACGAGAAGCAGTATTAATTGATTTTGGCATTGCACGAGAGTTTCTGCCTGATTTGACACAGATTCACACTCCATATTTATCTCATTGCTTCGCGCCAATTGAACAATATCAAACAGTTGCACCAAGGGGCGCTTACACTGATATTTATGCTTTAGCTGCAACGCTGTATTTTCTGTTAACAAATAGATTGCCTCCTGTAGCTCCAAATAGGGCTACTGGTACAGTATTAAAATCACCACAGCAGATTAATTCTAGTATTAGCGACAGGGTAAATCAAGCAATCCTCAAGGGGATGGAGTTGGAACCAGAAAACCGTCCCCAAACTATGCAGGAATGGTTGGAATTATTAAAGGAATCACCAGTAGTTGTTGTTGTACCATCACGGCGGAAATTTATTCAAACTGTTGGCTGGATGAGTGTTGGGTTGGGTGTAACTGTGACTGTGGGTAAGCTAATTACGGATGCTTTTAGAAAAGAATTATCCCTACAAACCTTTAATTTTAAAACAGTGACAGTTGATGCAAAGGGAACCATCACCAACCGCCGCAATGGGGAGGCAAAATACTTTGTGGAAGACTTGGGGAATGGTGTCACCTTGGAAATGGTGCAGATACCAGGGGGAACCTTTAAGATGGGTTCACCGGAGGGGGAAGTAGAGAGAGGCGAAAATGAAAGTCCACAGCATCAGGTGACAGTTCGTGGATTTTTCATGGGGAGATATGAAGTCACCCAAGCCCAGTATCAAGCAATTATGGGGACGAATCCTGCTCGGTTTCAAGGTGAGAAACTACCTGTAGAAACAGTGAGTTGGGATGATGCGGTGGAATTTTGTCAAAAGTTAAGTCAGAAAACAGGACGTACCTACAAGCTACCAAGTGAAGCAGAGTGGGAATACGCCTGTCGTGCGGGGACGACTACGCCGTTTTATTTTGGTGAAACGATTACGCCAGATTTAGTAAATTACGACGGGATTTCTACATATGCCTCTGCACCCAAAGGTACATATCGCCAAAAAACAACCCCAGTAGGCAGTTTTCCCCCTAATGCTTTTGGTTTATACGATATGCATGGCAATGTTTTGGAGTGGTGTCAAGACGATTACCATGATAATTACAATGGCGCACCAACAGATGGCAGGGCGTGGGTCAGTAATAATACAAATTTCAGGTGTGTGCGGGGCGGTTCC
- a CDS encoding molybdenum cofactor guanylyltransferase yields the protein MAKDEEGSTVSFTCCKLTAIVLAGGKSSRMGEDKALIPIQGVPLLQRVCEIAKGCADSVYVVTPWPERYQDLLLPGCQFIQELPMFGESLAHGPLVGFAQGLAEVHTQWVLLLACDLPRLRVEVLQEWATRLDSVGDNAIAALAHHPKGWEPLCGFYRRRCLPQLLDFINQGGRSFQEWLRQHPVEVLPLLEPEMLFNCNTPEDLALS from the coding sequence GTGGCTAAAGATGAAGAAGGTAGCACTGTTAGCTTTACTTGCTGCAAATTAACGGCAATTGTGCTGGCTGGGGGTAAGAGTTCTCGCATGGGTGAGGATAAAGCCCTGATTCCCATTCAAGGAGTGCCATTGTTGCAGCGGGTTTGTGAAATTGCCAAAGGCTGTGCTGATAGTGTTTATGTAGTAACTCCCTGGCCAGAACGCTATCAAGATTTGCTTTTACCTGGTTGTCAGTTTATCCAAGAACTGCCTATGTTTGGAGAATCTTTAGCCCACGGGCCTCTAGTTGGTTTTGCCCAAGGACTAGCCGAAGTACACACACAATGGGTGCTGTTGTTGGCTTGCGATTTGCCGAGATTGCGGGTTGAAGTTTTGCAAGAATGGGCAACTAGACTTGATAGCGTCGGGGATAATGCGATCGCAGCTTTAGCTCATCATCCCAAAGGCTGGGAACCTCTGTGTGGTTTCTATCGCCGTCGCTGTTTGCCGCAACTCCTGGATTTTATCAACCAAGGGGGGCGATCGTTTCAGGAGTGGTTGCGACAACATCCTGTGGAAGTTTTGCCTCTACTAGAACCGGAAATGCTGTTTAACTGTAATACACCAGAGGACTTGGCTTTAAGTTAA
- a CDS encoding LapA family protein, with the protein MAVIRLILLVAVLGGLTLLLVQNWSPPLSLVFLGLRTQPLPLAMWVLFSTVTGAFTSILIATLFKLSNYFAPGQRQTPDRPTVTSPSAKANRRQEPTSARPSPPPPASKKEEPSNEVFDDWETNSSGDDWNFDENSEEAPTPNPQTQQSRDSKTYERQSQPKSSSGSGSVYSYSYREPKNTAAGKTESIYDADYRVIIPPYQPPTTNQADEDDWEFFDDDFEDDNQRPRR; encoded by the coding sequence ATGGCTGTAATTCGCTTAATTCTATTGGTGGCGGTACTGGGAGGACTAACGCTGTTGTTAGTTCAAAATTGGTCACCTCCTCTATCGCTAGTATTTTTAGGTCTGCGGACTCAACCATTACCACTAGCGATGTGGGTTTTGTTCAGTACCGTCACTGGTGCTTTCACATCTATACTGATTGCGACATTGTTTAAATTATCCAATTATTTTGCCCCAGGACAACGCCAAACTCCTGACAGACCAACAGTAACTTCACCTTCTGCAAAGGCAAATCGTAGACAAGAACCTACATCTGCTCGTCCTAGTCCACCACCACCAGCTAGTAAAAAAGAAGAACCTAGCAACGAAGTATTTGACGATTGGGAGACAAATAGTAGTGGAGATGATTGGAACTTTGATGAAAATTCAGAAGAAGCGCCTACCCCTAATCCTCAAACTCAACAGTCTAGAGACTCTAAAACTTACGAACGTCAATCACAACCTAAAAGCAGTTCTGGGTCTGGTTCAGTTTACTCCTACAGCTATCGTGAGCCAAAAAATACGGCTGCGGGAAAAACTGAATCAATTTATGATGCTGATTACCGAGTAATTATTCCTCCTTATCAGCCACCAACTACGAATCAAGCAGATGAGGATGATTGGGAATTTTTTGATGATGACTTTGAAGATGACAATCAACGCCCCCGCCGATAA
- a CDS encoding flavin prenyltransferase UbiX has product MSNNTKPLILGVSGASGLIYAVRALKFLLEAEYSIELVASRSTYMVWQSEQEIRMPPEPTQQEQFWREQAGVPLSGKLRCHPWGDVGAGIASGSFATLGMIIIPCSMSTVAKLTVGLSSDLLERAADVQLKEGRKLVIVPRETPFSLIHLRNLTSLAEVGVRIVPAIPAWYHNPQTIEDLVDFVVARALDQLDIDCIPIQRWQGRK; this is encoded by the coding sequence GTGTCAAATAACACTAAACCTTTGATTTTGGGCGTATCTGGCGCATCTGGTCTGATTTACGCCGTTCGCGCTCTCAAATTTCTGTTGGAAGCAGAGTATAGTATTGAACTGGTTGCCTCTAGATCAACTTACATGGTTTGGCAGTCAGAACAGGAAATTCGGATGCCACCAGAACCAACTCAACAAGAACAATTCTGGCGAGAGCAAGCAGGAGTTCCACTTTCTGGTAAGCTACGCTGTCATCCTTGGGGTGATGTTGGTGCTGGAATTGCCAGTGGTTCCTTTGCCACCCTGGGGATGATAATTATTCCATGCAGTATGAGTACAGTAGCAAAGCTAACGGTTGGCCTGAGTTCTGATTTACTAGAACGCGCAGCTGATGTCCAACTCAAAGAAGGGCGAAAACTGGTGATTGTCCCCCGTGAAACCCCTTTTAGCTTGATTCATCTGCGTAATTTAACTTCTTTGGCAGAAGTTGGAGTTAGAATTGTCCCCGCTATTCCCGCCTGGTATCACAATCCCCAAACCATTGAGGATTTAGTTGATTTTGTAGTTGCCCGTGCTTTAGATCAACTAGATATTGACTGTATCCCAATTCAGCGCTGGCAAGGAAGGAAGTAA
- a CDS encoding ribonuclease R family protein — translation MEFSIATLLANFTDDKLVARKVLEKKLGCEDEKSLQKLHIALDVLEKIGILVKERGKYRRVLEEGIIEAKLRCSSKGFCFAIQDVEGAEDIYIRESHLSNAWNGDRVLVRVLKEGSRRRSPEGEVKLILERSNHTLLARIKQVETGFRAVPLDDRLLFELKIQANGAKLEEAIDHLAHVEVLRYPLAQYPPLGRVVQILGSDAEAAADIDLVTCKHDLSRTFPDNVLEAAGKLPKKLLKADLKNRLDLRNVYTVTIEGVNGDTKVIENAFSLERNPSGNWLLGVHITDVSHFVQPDEALDREALKRGKSVYLGELILPMLPPSVAERCSLVPKSDRLTISFLITIDPQSGQIVDWEIQPSVINVETALTTEQAEEILSGEFHNQSPEALEILQNLQALQRDLKQVRLNRGSLQLNLPPSQNPYYDEGILGAVVVNDLPVRSLMTELVLLVNQLIATHLNALGVPAIWRVQGTPDIEDVQEMLKLAINLGVDLAIDPEVDIQPLDYQHLTRAFAESASEQVLTYLLQDTLKPSAYSTTKGSHFGLALGQYIHFSAPLRRYPDLLMQRVYYTLLEHGRDRRNTRVRERVNLRHSSSHAEINWNVLPPELQQELQSDLTRVIVQINDREKEVQEAEADLAGLQKAQLMKQRISEVFQGVITGVQSYGFFVEIEVPAEAVDSTSNPGVPLRVEGLVHVSSLKDDWYEYRARQQALFGRKNRASYRLGDRVAVQVKSVDYYRQQIDLVTVGSDGVAKGLAGSGSNDDISDLYLANDIESDDLDPYGEDE, via the coding sequence ATGGAATTTTCAATCGCTACACTCCTTGCCAATTTCACCGATGATAAATTGGTGGCTCGTAAAGTTTTGGAAAAGAAACTTGGTTGTGAAGATGAAAAAAGCTTACAAAAACTTCACATAGCCTTAGATGTTCTCGAAAAAATCGGTATTTTGGTGAAAGAACGGGGCAAATATCGCCGTGTTTTAGAAGAGGGAATCATCGAGGCAAAACTCCGTTGTTCTAGTAAGGGTTTTTGCTTTGCTATTCAAGATGTGGAAGGAGCTGAGGATATTTACATTCGGGAAAGTCATCTGAGTAATGCTTGGAATGGCGATCGCGTTTTGGTCAGAGTCCTCAAAGAAGGCAGTCGTCGCCGCTCCCCAGAAGGAGAGGTGAAGCTAATTTTAGAACGTTCCAACCACACATTACTGGCACGAATTAAGCAGGTAGAAACCGGTTTTCGGGCTGTCCCCTTAGATGATCGACTGCTGTTTGAACTCAAGATTCAAGCCAACGGTGCCAAATTAGAAGAAGCGATCGATCACCTCGCCCATGTGGAAGTCTTGCGTTACCCGTTAGCTCAATACCCCCCCTTGGGTAGAGTAGTGCAAATCCTCGGCAGTGATGCCGAAGCTGCTGCTGATATAGACTTAGTAACATGCAAACACGACCTTTCCCGTACTTTCCCGGATAACGTCCTCGAAGCCGCTGGCAAGTTGCCTAAAAAGCTCTTAAAAGCAGACCTGAAAAATCGCTTAGATTTACGTAATGTATATACTGTCACCATTGAAGGAGTAAATGGTGACACCAAAGTAATCGAAAATGCCTTTAGTTTAGAAAGAAACCCCAGCGGAAATTGGCTTTTGGGAGTTCATATCACTGATGTTTCTCACTTTGTCCAACCTGACGAAGCCCTAGATAGAGAAGCACTCAAACGAGGCAAATCAGTGTATTTGGGAGAATTAATATTGCCAATGTTGCCACCAAGTGTGGCAGAACGCTGTTCTTTAGTACCAAAAAGCGATCGCTTAACCATCTCTTTTCTAATTACCATCGATCCCCAATCAGGACAAATAGTGGACTGGGAAATTCAACCCAGCGTCATCAACGTCGAAACTGCACTAACTACAGAACAAGCCGAGGAAATTCTTTCTGGTGAATTTCACAATCAATCTCCAGAGGCGTTGGAGATACTACAAAACCTCCAAGCCTTGCAAAGAGATTTAAAACAGGTAAGGTTAAATCGTGGTAGCCTCCAATTGAATCTGCCGCCCAGCCAAAATCCTTATTATGATGAGGGAATTCTTGGGGCTGTGGTGGTAAATGATTTACCCGTGCGATCGCTAATGACTGAGTTAGTGCTGCTAGTTAACCAACTAATAGCCACTCACTTAAACGCCCTTGGTGTTCCGGCTATCTGGCGAGTCCAAGGCACACCCGATATTGAAGATGTCCAGGAAATGCTGAAATTGGCAATCAATTTAGGCGTTGACCTAGCCATAGATCCAGAAGTAGATATCCAACCTTTAGATTATCAACATTTAACTAGAGCTTTTGCCGAATCTGCCTCTGAGCAAGTCCTTACCTATTTGTTGCAAGATACTCTCAAACCGTCTGCATACAGTACCACCAAAGGATCTCACTTCGGTCTAGCACTAGGGCAATATATCCATTTTAGTGCCCCCTTGCGGCGTTACCCAGATTTGCTGATGCAGAGAGTGTATTATACACTACTCGAACATGGACGCGATCGCCGTAACACCCGTGTGAGAGAGCGAGTTAACTTGCGCCATTCCTCCAGCCACGCAGAAATTAACTGGAACGTTTTACCCCCAGAATTGCAACAAGAACTCCAAAGCGATTTGACTAGGGTAATTGTCCAAATCAATGACCGAGAAAAAGAAGTCCAAGAAGCCGAAGCTGATTTAGCAGGACTGCAAAAAGCCCAACTGATGAAGCAGCGGATTAGCGAGGTATTTCAAGGCGTGATTACCGGTGTTCAATCCTACGGTTTCTTTGTGGAAATTGAAGTACCAGCAGAGGCGGTTGACTCCACCAGTAATCCTGGTGTACCCCTGAGGGTAGAAGGATTGGTACATGTCAGTTCTCTCAAAGATGATTGGTATGAATATCGCGCCAGACAGCAAGCACTATTTGGTCGGAAAAATCGTGCCTCCTATCGACTAGGCGATCGCGTAGCTGTGCAAGTTAAGAGTGTTGATTACTACCGTCAGCAAATTGATTTGGTAACTGTTGGTAGCGATGGTGTAGCCAAAGGCTTAGCTGGTAGTGGCTCAAATGACGATATTTCAGACCTCTACTTAGCAAATGACATTGAATCCGATGACTTAGACCCTTATGGGGAGGATGAGTAA
- a CDS encoding thioredoxin domain-containing protein, with translation MTNRLAEAKSLYLRKHAENPIDWWSWCDEALATARVQNKPIFLSIGYSSCHWCTVMEGEAFSDLAIADYMNANFLPIKVDREERPDIDSIYMQALQMMSGQGGWPLNVFLSPEDLVPFYAGTYFPVDQRYGRPGFLQVLQALRRYYDTEKQDLQQRKALIIESLLTSAVLQDATTNEIEDRELLRQGWETSTGIITPNQTGNSFPMIPYAELALRGTRFNFESRYDGEQVCTQRGLDLALGGIYDHVGGGFHRYTVDPTWTVPHFEKMLYDNGQIVEYLAGLWSAGIQEPAFERAIAGTIEWLKREMTAPEGYFYASQDADSFTEPTAVEPKEGAFYVWSYSELQQLLTPEELTELQQQFTVSSNGNFEGKNVLQRRHVGQLSATLETALSKLFTVRYGASPESLETFPPARNNQEAKTANWPGRIPSVTDTKMIVAWNSLMISGLARAAGVLGQPPYLKLAAQAANFILDNQFVDGRFHRLNYQGEPTVLAQSEDYAFFIKALLDLQAANPEHKQWLEKAIAIQDEFNEFLWSVELGGYYNASSDSSQNLIVRERSYADNATASANGIAIANLVRLALLTDNLHYLDLAELGLKAFRSVMHRAPQACPSLFTALDWYRNSTLIRSTTEQLNSLVPKFLPSAVFAVVSDLPEGSVGLVCQGLKCLTPAESVDQLLQQVQESQNRGVGSRE, from the coding sequence ATGACTAATCGCCTTGCTGAAGCTAAGAGCCTGTACCTCCGGAAACACGCCGAAAACCCGATTGACTGGTGGTCTTGGTGTGACGAAGCACTTGCAACTGCAAGGGTGCAAAATAAACCGATTTTTCTGTCCATTGGTTACTCTAGTTGCCACTGGTGTACTGTTATGGAAGGCGAGGCTTTTTCTGATCTAGCGATCGCCGATTACATGAATGCCAACTTTCTTCCCATTAAAGTAGATCGAGAAGAAAGACCTGACATCGATAGCATCTATATGCAAGCCTTGCAGATGATGAGCGGTCAAGGCGGTTGGCCTTTGAATGTCTTTCTATCCCCTGAGGATTTAGTGCCATTTTACGCTGGTACTTATTTTCCTGTAGACCAACGCTATGGTCGTCCTGGCTTTTTGCAAGTGTTGCAAGCACTACGCCGTTACTACGATACAGAAAAACAAGATTTACAGCAACGCAAAGCCCTAATTATTGAGTCGCTGCTTACGTCTGCGGTGTTGCAAGATGCGACAACAAACGAAATAGAAGACCGTGAATTACTCCGACAAGGTTGGGAAACCAGCACAGGTATAATTACTCCGAATCAAACTGGCAATAGCTTTCCGATGATTCCCTATGCAGAATTAGCACTGCGGGGAACTCGATTTAATTTTGAATCTCGGTATGATGGCGAGCAAGTTTGTACCCAGCGGGGACTAGACTTAGCACTGGGAGGGATTTATGACCATGTGGGCGGTGGGTTTCATCGCTATACTGTTGACCCGACTTGGACAGTACCCCACTTTGAAAAGATGCTCTACGACAATGGACAAATTGTGGAGTATTTAGCTGGTTTGTGGAGTGCAGGAATACAAGAGCCAGCTTTTGAAAGAGCGATCGCTGGTACCATAGAATGGCTAAAGCGGGAAATGACCGCGCCCGAAGGTTACTTCTATGCCTCTCAAGATGCCGACAGTTTCACTGAACCCACAGCAGTGGAACCAAAAGAAGGAGCCTTTTACGTCTGGAGTTACAGCGAACTACAACAACTGTTAACGCCTGAAGAACTCACGGAATTACAACAACAGTTTACGGTAAGTTCTAACGGTAACTTTGAAGGTAAGAATGTTTTACAAAGACGCCATGTCGGGCAACTGAGTGCAACACTGGAAACAGCACTGAGCAAATTATTTACAGTCCGCTATGGTGCTAGTCCTGAGTCACTTGAAACTTTTCCCCCTGCTCGCAACAACCAGGAAGCAAAAACCGCTAACTGGCCAGGTCGCATTCCGTCGGTGACAGATACGAAAATGATTGTGGCCTGGAATAGCTTGATGATTTCTGGTTTAGCTAGGGCTGCGGGGGTGTTGGGACAACCGCCATACTTGAAACTAGCAGCACAAGCAGCGAATTTCATTTTAGATAATCAATTTGTTGATGGGCGTTTCCACCGACTCAACTATCAAGGAGAACCAACAGTTTTAGCTCAGTCTGAAGACTACGCCTTTTTTATTAAAGCTCTCCTGGATTTACAAGCTGCCAACCCTGAGCATAAACAATGGTTAGAAAAAGCGATCGCCATTCAAGATGAATTTAACGAATTTCTCTGGAGTGTAGAATTAGGCGGTTATTATAACGCATCGAGCGATTCTAGTCAAAATCTAATTGTAAGAGAGCGGAGTTATGCGGATAACGCCACAGCATCAGCCAATGGAATTGCGATCGCTAACCTTGTACGTCTCGCCCTACTCACCGATAATCTACATTATTTAGATTTAGCGGAACTTGGTTTGAAAGCTTTTAGAAGTGTGATGCATCGCGCTCCTCAAGCTTGTCCCAGCTTGTTTACAGCCTTGGATTGGTATCGTAATTCTACGTTGATTCGCAGCACAACTGAGCAATTAAACTCTCTCGTCCCCAAGTTTCTGCCGAGTGCTGTCTTTGCTGTAGTCTCTGATTTACCAGAGGGAAGCGTTGGTTTAGTTTGCCAAGGTTTGAAGTGTCTGACACCAGCAGAAAGTGTAGACCAGTTATTGCAGCAAGTTCAGGAAAGTCAGAATAGGGGAGTAGGGAGTAGGGAGTAG